ggcgtgcaaagctattgtttttgcccacaaaatatgcaaatttgtcactttctcgttcccgtcgtcgttatCGTTACTAATTCCATCTCATATTCAACGCTCGCTCATGGCATAATTGCTCTGAGCAAttcgcgcgggatttgcgccgCTTcgtggctcggtaaatatccaccaccgtagccacctccacttcggtgaatggttgttaattattatatcaggttcaatttttttttccgagcTTATTATGGAATACAGCTTCGATAATCAGTACTTTAATCTTGGCTGACTGAATATGTTccatactacctttcggcattgtcgcgaacgctcttacactttcttttggacaacctttctgaAACAGCTGTATGAATGGAAAGTAATTTTCGCACttaaggtcgtgttctattgggatcaaccgtttttattTGGTTGGGTTAGTTGGGTTTTTTAGTGTTCTATTcggaaaaaaaccgttttcggttggtttggttgatcaactttttcaaccggcatcaaactaggttgaaaaagcattggcagcgaccgctgtcgtttacgcgggcTCCTTCCGTGTTGCTTtcctcaacttgtcaacgctgaaAAGTCTGGTAAGGAATATTCCCAGGAGTTagcgcgtttcaaccgaaaatgatttgaaaagtgttctattgggaaacctcaagtgcttcaacctaaaccggttgcggttgaaacggttgatcccaatagaacacgaccttagactcgctttgaagaggaggctgTTGTGAACTcggaaaatggcctattgactgATGTTCTGAAGATTCATGTGATACTTCGATAGTcatttttttgtgaatttttaATTCtgcatttaaattttattcaaatttgaaGTAAGGGATagggaaaaactgacttttgcATTGACAACGTCGGCCGATTACCACTAAAGTTTGTTATCtacaatgtaatttttttatccagaaaataagaacctatttaagaaTTTTTGTATAACATTTatgtaagaacctgtttaagctaaattttaaaatggaagcTTCTTACTCGCGGAGTTTTACTGTATGACAAACAGAAGCCCACCGTTTGATATTTCACATGAGCGAAATTTTATGCGAGGAAATTCTTTTTTGTAAACTAGGAGTGGTCAGTTGGTCGACGTGGTACAATTAACTATATTAAAATCACTGTGAATGTGACAAGCACTTGCAGCGGTAAAGCATCTTTGCCAACAATTATGTCATGCAACAACTCCATGCTTCTTTTCCTGGATGGTTCAATTAGTTTCTTCATTGGCTTATGTTATACTCAACCTTGTAGGACACGACATCCTTTTAATGGCCTGAAGAGAAGCAAAACAGTGTTTTGTGCATTGCGCTTGAGACATTTTGTCGTATTTCTCTATATCGCCAACAGTACAGGATGGGGTTTAGCGATGAATTAAGAAAAATGAGGAAAATTGCGGTTTGATGATACACGCCGACTGCAAAACTACTGTTGACCAGCGAGATTATGCTTACAAAAACGACAGGAAGATAacagacaacaaaaacaacataaacGATGAAAGTATCTAAAGCGTTTCTCTGTTGTTGTAGAAGGCCCGCTCTCACTGAATGATCACTTGTTTGTTGAAGCTCGCAGCGAATTTGGATCCTATGGTGCCTCACAACTTTGTAAATTCTTGCATATGCGCAAGACGTAAAAAGGACTGCAATGCATGCCATAACAATATTTACCATCTCAGAGTGTTTTGGAAATGAAATGACTGTGAATGCAGCAGCGATGCTTATCACCCACAATAACACCAAAAGTACTGCAACTCGCCTTGTCGTGACAAGTTCATGATATCGCAAATGGAGGATAACCCAAAGCAATCTGTCCACAGTGATAGCTGTAATAGTAAGTAGCGATGCACAGGTGAggaagaaagtaaagaaaaaatagacagATAAAATTATTGGGCAGAAGAATTCCAAGTTGTTATTTCCATCTACTTTCATGATTAAAATAACTGTCGTTATAGCAGAATTCGACAGTTGCGCGAACAATCCCACTGCCAGATCTGAAAAAGCGAGGCTACAGAATAACGTCTTTAAATTTGTCGGAATCGACGAGGCCTTCAACAGAGCTCGGATTATGAGAATATTTCCAAGGACTGCTACGAGCGAGAAAACTAAGTTTAAAGCACAAATTGCGATCATGAATGCTCTGTGATGATAAACAAGGTGCAATCTTATCTCCAAATAGTGCTCACAAAACTCCGAAACGGTCATGTTCATCTGCGAAACGACTTCCTGGTTTGAAGAGGCCCTGACTATTTTACGGCCACATTCAATGACAGTTTTTCATGATTTCGCTTTCACAGAACCATTGATTATCAGGGTGAGTTTACTTGGAGGTAGTTGTTACATCAATTCCGGCAAACTTATTCCATCGAAGGTTGCAGGTGTTAATCATTGTAAAAACCGTGCATGTTGCTTTCAGCAGCTATCTCCATACGTAATTAATTGGAACTTGGGATCTTCCTGTGTAATTTCCTTAGAGAATACCAATTTACTCTCAATGATGTCGTACCATGCACGACTTTTTCGTTGACGTCAAGTCAGTTTTAGCTCTGCAACTGTTAAAGATTGGAAAACACAAGGGAATCCTTGAAGGAAAAACACCCGATTGTTTGACTGCTTCTCTTATTTTAGTCTCTGTGTTTCTTCCTTTATCGCCATAAAATTGCTATAAGCGTGTCAAGGCGAGGGCAGTCTTTTTGCGGgattaaaaatcaacaaaacaaatgttACCATTTGTTAGCGCCCCATTTGGAACCGCCGACTCGGCATGGATGCAAGGAACTCACACACAGCCCATCCAAAGTTGAAGTGTTTCCAGCGCGTGCCCCATTAATTAAGCACCTGAATATCAAATGCAAATATGAAACCTATCATCGCTTTTTTTCGACGATCATTGGACAAGGTTCACTTGAGAGTACATGTAATACGATGAATCATGCAGATCGGTGGAGTCATCAGCCTCGGCCCTCTAGCAGGCCGGAAAACAACCTCCGCCGTCTATATAATTAATCATGAATGAAATAAGCGTATATACTTGATCCCGCTCTTcagatacttaacaattattccatgtgCGCGCGTCGAATATACACTATACAACACGCGCGAATGGAACAATTGTGTTATTTAATTTTCATTACATTCTGAGCTGTTTTAATTACAGAACGACAGGATGTTGTCTCAGTTTTTACAAAACGACCGACGCGATCAGTTTCCATATAGGGTCATTACGGTATATTTAGGATATAAATCCCTTCGGGTGGAtggtatgtcggctgataatgtccgcggctgtccgaaaaatgaatattttgcCAGGAaacgaagcttcgagggcaaatatgaaattttgagCAAGCCAAAGagaagtttatttattttataaccctcccATTAATTTCCATATCGCAGAAGAAACAGTTCGTAAAAGGCCACCCGTTTGATGTGACGGCGACGCTTCGAATTTTTTGGTAGTAGCTAAATTAAAACGCGGGCCGGGGCCCGGCCCGGGGCCgaggccggggccggggccggggccggagCCGGGAGCCGGGGGCGGGGGCGGGGGCAGGGGCAGGCTCGATGTCGGGATCGGGGTCGGTGTTGgagtcggggtcggggtcggggtcggggtcggggtgtcttctTTTCCAATTTTGTCTTTTCCATTTTTGTCGTTCAATTCTCCTGTATTGTTATTgtcgaatgaccggcatctgtcTTTCATTTATGGCCCCcccaaaaaatgataaaataaattaaacaaccTGCGGAACCTATGAAAGCTCTTGAGGGAGAtatacaaaaacaacaaaaacgaagaaagtatctaaagcgtttttctgttgtcgtAGAAGGCCCGCTCTCACTGAATGATCACTTGTTTGTTTAAGCTCGCAGCGAATTTGGATCTTATGGTGCTTCACAACCTTGTAAATTCTTGCATATGCGCAAGACGTAAAAAGGACTGCAATGCATCCCATAACAATATTTACTATCTCAGAGTGTTTTGGAAGTGAAATAAATGTGAATGCAGCAGCGACGCTCATCACCCACAATAACACCAAAAGTACTGCAACTCGCCTTGTCGTGACAAGTTCATGATATCTCAAATGGAGGGAAACCGAAAGCAATCTGTCCACAGTGATAGCTGTTATAGTAAGTAACCATGCACAGGGCTGGCGAGGAAAAACGCAAAGAAATTAAAGGCAGATATAATGATTGGGCAGAATAACTCTAAGTTGTCATTTCCATCTACTTTCATGATTAAAAGAACTGTCGTTATAGCAGAACTCGACAGTTAAGCGAACAATCCCACCGCCAGATTTGGCACAAAAAAAGCTAGGCTACAGAATAACGTCTTTAAATTTGTCGGAATCGAAGAAGCCTTCAACAGAGCTCGGATTATGAGAATATTTCCATGGACTGCTACGAGGGAGAAAACTAAGTTTAAAGCACAAATTGCGGTCATGAATGCTCTGTGATGATAAACAAGTTGTAA
The sequence above is a segment of the Montipora foliosa isolate CH-2021 chromosome 2, ASM3666993v2, whole genome shotgun sequence genome. Coding sequences within it:
- the LOC137991000 gene encoding melanocortin receptor 4-like, with protein sequence MNMTVSEFCEHYLEIRLHLVYHHRAFMIAICALNLVFSLVAVLGNILIIRALLKASSIPTNLKTLFCSLAFSDLAVGLFAQLSNSAITTVILIMKVDGNNNLEFFCPIILSVYFFFTFFLTCASLLTITAITVDRLLWVILHLRYHELVTTRRVAVLLVLLWVISIAAAFTVISFPKHSEMVNIVMACIAVLFTSCAYARIYKVVRHHRIQIRCELQQTSDHSVRAGLLQQQRNALDTFIVYVVFVVCYLPVVFVSIISLVNSSFAVGVYHQTAIFLIFLNSSLNPILYCWRYREIRQNVSSAMHKTLFCFSSGH